The genomic region GAATCAAGCATGGTTTAATGTTTTGAAGTAAACTTGCTTTGTGTACCTTTCTAAACCAGTTACTCTGGTTAGCTGGAGTAATCGCTGAACTGAGCAAGCGTGGCATGGTTTGCAAAGTACCGAGATGCAGTGTAAAGCACTGAAATATGAAGCTTAAGAAATATGAAGATTGACAGTAAATCTTAAAGTAAATGTAGTTATCAAACATGCATTATTTCAGCGCATAAATATCAAGACATTACACAacacaaataacagcagcagttCTTCTCTTTTATAGGCTGTGTTGGACTCTCAGTGGAGGAGACCGAGCCAGTGGAGCCCCAAAGCTCAGTGCAGCCCTTTATCTGTTCATGCAGCAGATACTCCAAGACTGCAACTGtgtaaaatatgtgttttattaaaatatatcttCTGTAAATAGCCTGTTTTTTTAGTTATCTCTTAAAACAAGTTCACTGTGCCACTGTTTAATTTCTTAGCTAACACAAAGTCTATAATATCAAACTATTCTATACTATAGTCTGCatgccagaaaaaaaagatatatatataaatcatggcttaataataataataataataataatcttacgcaacaacaaaacaaaagcaataatAATGCACCTTTGCGTATATTGCACTTTAGTTCTTTACACATCAATACGAGTAAAACACTGGCGAGATAAAACACAGCGGTCTAAAGGACACACAGATAAAAACTCTCTAGGCATATGCAAGccaaacaaacatgttttaatcTGGTTTTAAACACAACTCTACAGTCTGTAGGCTACCAACCAAACTGCAAGTGATTGTGTGTTGAACCTGCCTCAGCTGAGGCAGACCACTCAGACGGGCTGTAACGCCCCAAAAGATCATCAAAAAGGAAATCAACTACCTACTTTAATCTACAGACACATCCCGGGCATGTCCTGCCTGCACTATGCCTCACCGCCACTTCTCACCTTCACAATGTCCTGCACAACcaatataaacaaacagacaggGTCCAAAAGTCACAGGGTCCCAGCTGTAAGAAcctcttttgcatgtttgtttatttagtagAAGGTTCTCATTTGAAGCACATTTGCAGCAGTGTAGATGCCTTCAGCTCCTGCTGCTGCCTACAGTCATATACAGGCTACTGTTTACCCAGCAATTTTACCATAATCTACAGCActcacactgtactgtactgtgtttcTAGCTGATTACTgcatttgtgctgttttctctggCAGCATTTCTAATGTACAGCTCACATGTGCTTTAGTGTGAACCTACAACTGTCTGCAGACTCTCAATTTTCCAGCTTTGAGATTTTAAATTACGCGGTGCAAAACGTGAAAGTATATACAAACAGGGCAACTCCAGGGAGCTTTTAATGCCTAAACATTCACGTATGGTCAAGAGAACCATCATGacacaacagcacagcactGTTTCTCAATCACATCATcatctgagcatcacattacaGCGGCTGCACTTCTCTTATTAAGACCACAAAGACCCGTTTTGCCAAACTGCACCGCTGAAGGAAACAGCAGATCATATTAGTCGTTTTCAGCGCAGCGTTTTCTAAAATATTCACCTCCTTCTGCCTGAAGTGGGTCTTATGCTCAAAGCGTTGGACAGGGGTGCTTGCTTCGTTGCAATGACCGCGGCAGCCACACTGACCAGTCGCGAAGAAGATGAGACACCGCTGTCTACAGATTAGACTGAGAGTCGGACACCATGACCTGTTTGGTTTAACTGTGATGATCTACCCTAAAGATATTCACGTGCTCGAGCGAACGCtctgaagaaaaatgaaatcaataaatgaaataaaatgaaatgaaatgaaatgaaaaggcGCTGGAACGAAAAATCAAGAGAGCGCATCTAACCCTCTCCTTAAACCTCCTCCTTAGGCACTGATATAAtgccaaagagagagagagagaatgattcttatcattattatttttgcgCTTTTTAAGTTCATAATAAGATCTAATAAGTTCATCTGCTCACTGGTGTAACAGGCCTCGTCATACTACCAGACCGCGAATATGACGATAAAGATTAGATGTGGATTAAAAACGAACTAAAAAGACTCATCAGTCGCTTTTTCAGCTCTAAACTCTTTTACACACTCGTAGCTCTTGAACACGTCACATGTGAAACCCGTGTAACTTTTCTGTGGGAACTGTTTAGCGCGCATGATGCACCAGATAAAAGGGCCAGTGAGGATTTCATGGGCTGGTTCCTGTAACGGCACTGTATTGTGTCAGTTTtactcattatatatatatatatataaatatgtgtgtgcgcgtgcatgtacagtactgcgtgaaggttttaggcatctaagctcatttttaaacaattgacctcagcagtgagttcatcacaatatacattagaataaagttatatattcataattcaaataaacataaaaacaataaaaagtaacaagaatttcttgggtccatatttctCCTTGACACCTTCCCAGCCGCCACAGAGagtcgttaatatcatcaatgacatcatgagctcaattaactgaagcactgattggtcaaaccaggagctgctttttaactacatataatactgtaatactgggcttcctcgaggagcggcctGGAAATGGtgaaacacactaacatccagaaaatcactatttattatttatatgattttatataataatagaataataataataataataataataataataataataataagtatatatatattatacttaCAGTTAATATTCTATTAATAtattgggtgcctaagactttcgtaAAGCActgtatacatacattatatatatatatatatatatatatatatatatatatatatatatatatatatatatatatatatatatattttttttttttttttttttttttttttttatataagttTATATACCTGTATaactacacacgcacacacacacgcacgcatatGTGGCTGCTATCGGAACAAAACTCTCCTCCAAAatcaactttacagaagaaaaaaacacttttagtaAGAGAACTAGACTTTTTCAAATTTGTGCGGTTTATTTTGCTCCTTTCATCATGAGATGTAAACTCAGTGTAAAGAGAAACGggcgttttcaaattacgtcaaaaactgaaaaatgacgaAATGATGAAAAACGagcttttgttccgacagcagtgacacacacacacacacacacacacacacacagctgaactGATCGTCAGAGCAGAAGGGAAAGTGAAAACGTGAATCATTTTTGTAAACATTGATCAGCGAATGAGAGAAAACGGCGCGTAGCGTCACGAGTGAAAACTGTTCCGCGTGTGAAAGACGCGTGGGAGGAAAAATGCCCGAAACGTGTGAAAACGCCGTGTGACGTGTACTAAACCCACGAGCCGGACTCATTTAAAAAGTGATGTTTTCTTGTAAGAATCTTGTAGCTATGAGAGAGAAACTGAAGCGAGGACTAAAGCCCACCCAGGACTTAATGGGCCTCATTAATCATTCTGGGTCCGCGCGCTCGTCACCCCTCCTCTCAAACAGCGCTCGTGGACTTTCATAACGAGAGGTGTgagcgacagacagacagacagacagacacacacacacacacacacacacagtgacggACTACAGCAGAAGCGTGTTAATAGTGGATTCAccataaacatgaaaacaaccAACATCAACAGACCACCGGAGTCGGCTAACAGCAGACAGGGGAAGGCACCAGTCACATAAAGTAATATTTACGAAAGTATTTATtaataagcacatttttaaatttcctCTCCTTCCACAGTTTAATCACATTTCTTTCAGCAAGACTGAAAACAAACCAAGACAAACAAGTTAAGAAACTAAATAATTTAAGAGATCAGAATATTGcactaaaatgtaataatacaaaattattaaaagaataaaaagatcCTTTTACTAATAAGCTAAACTCAGCAGGTGGCAGACCTCATATCTTACAGGCCTCCTCCAGTGTTTACCGCTCTCAGAAGTAAAAGTTCGTAGGAATTTAAAGTTCTGATGTCCCAGGAAAAGAAGCTACAGctgaagggaaattccaccgatTCTTCAAAAGGttcagtggctgagatgtaaacagagccattcagagaaATTCTGAATAATCGATGGGATTCCTCTCTAAACCTGTCTGTCCAGCTTTTAATGCAACTGTACCCTCTACCAGACAGCAGGAGACTGAACCCATGACCTACCCTGACCAGGGTAGGAAGGATCCATGGTTATTTTCTTGGCTCAGCTGAGGCCCATGGAGCAGGAGAAGTCTTCCAGAGAGGGCAGCCAATGATTTTTGAGCAGTGTTAATGACTTTCTGTAGAGCTCTTCTACCAGCTACTGAGCAGCCAACACACCACACTGTGGTGCAGTACGCCACTACGCTCTCTATTGTGAAGCTGTCGAAGGCCACCAGCAGCTCCTCCCCAGTTCCAGCGAAGTACTCTGAGAAAGTACAGTCACTGTTGGGCCTTTTTAACCACCACCGCAGCGTTACCAAACCAAGATTCTGTACCTCATATCTGTACACTGACTCAACTACTACAGTTTGTGGAGTCCAACCACAATAGCACCTTCTAGGAATTTACTattggtggtggtggagtgGATGGGAGTGCAGTCATAGGTGTACAGAGAATACAGAAGTGGGACTCAGCCCACAGCCCTGTGGAGAGCCAGTGCTGAGCATGTGAGTAGAGGAGTGGGGGCTGATTCTGTCTGTGGGTGATTTGCAAGTAAACCACATTTACCTGGGCACAAATGAGAGGGGCAAGCCTAAGACAGACAGCTTGTCGACTAGTATATTGGTGACAACTGTATTAAAGGCAGAGCTGTAGTCAACAAAAAGCATCTTTACATGGTTGCACTTGTTTTCCAGCTGGCTCAGTGCAGTATGGAGTGCTGTAGGGATGGTATCCTCTGTAGATCTGTTTGCTCTATACAAAACATTTCATGACTACTGATGTCAATGTGACTGGGCTGTAGACAGTTACACTGTTGATGGGTGGTTCTTTTCGGACAGTGATAGTAGCCGACTTCAGATAAGATGTTTGTGTGTAAGATGGTCTTCAATTTTTCTCTTTTAGGCCACTTTTGCAACTAATGCCTCTCAAGTCTGTTCTTGCCATGCTACACAGAGCCCCCCATCCTGAAGACAGTGACTGTACTTCGTTAGTCATCCAGGGCTTTTGATCAGGAGGATACACCCGGATGTGTATATTGACTGTTATGTAATCAGTGCAGTTTTTTATCTGAAACAGTTATAAACTGATGAGAGATGGTCTGACAGATGTGGAAGGGGGTACTGCTCTACACACATGCTTTAAGTCAGAATAAACATGATCAAGAACAAGAGATGCAGCACCTACTGTTGTATTGAAGTATAACAGAGTGGAATTAGAAATGAGCCAGTgaggaaatgtatttaatttcacTTATGGTAGTAAACATACTTTCagtgaagaaaaacaagaaacttAGAAAATAATCTCAGTTTTAGTAGATGAACAAAGTATTTTATATCTGACATAAAAGGTTCTAAGAATTAtactcacttaaaaaaaaaggcatttcatggtgtcagaggaaaaaaaatacaacatgacTGGAGGGAAAAAGACTAAACTGATAATATAAAGTAGGAAAGAAATTCAAAGAATTGATTTCATGATCATGTtataaaaaaaggcaaaagttACAAAAAAGTGTTAGATTGCATTTCataatatgtgtgtatttaacCATCTAGGCACACCTACCTTGTcactacactcattgtccattggatcagctccacttaccatgtagttgcactttgtaggttcataattacagactgtagtcgatccgtttctctgcatactttgttagcctttCTTTACTTCACTGATCAATGTTCAGGATGACCACAGGTACCACTGCTGagtaggtattatttgggtggtggatcattctcagctctgcagtgacacAGTAATATGTGAGTTTTCTGCAcagaatggatcagacacagaagtgctgcaggagtttaaacacctcagtgtcactgctggactgagaaccaaaaatatccagcctaaagtgtcctgtgggcagcatcctataaccactgatgaaggcctAGAGGATGAACaatacaaattgtgcagcaacagatgagctgccATCTCTGACTTTAGATCTACAAATTGAACCAACAAGACGTGTCTAACAGATTGAACTGTGAGTGGACGATGTTTTAAAGCTCCAGCAAcgatgctgtgtctgatccacttatactCACCAACATACCACTGTCATGTCAATTTctttgctgtgctgagaatgatccatccaAACCAcacctgctcagtggtggtcctgaccattgctGAACATGGTAAAGGGGGCCAACAAATTATGgagacaaacagatggactacagtctgtgacagtacaactataaagtgcacctatatggtaaatggacctgataaaatgcacaaaaagtGCAGATACAAGGTAGCCGGACCTAATAATAAATGACTAGGAGCAGATCAAAAATTACAAATGACCTCACTAAGGTTACCAGCACACACCCAACACAGACACTGAAATGCTGGCTGTTTgagaatgtttaagaaaaaaatgtgttatacAGGCTTATAAGATGATCTCAATGTCATAAGCAATCTTCTGTATCCTGGGCCCTGTCCTATGACCTAAATCACTGAAATCCTTCTCTTTGCTAGTATGAATCTGAGAGACCTGTGAATGGAATGACAGTGGGCTCTCTTTTCCTTCCCCATCAACAAAAGGGGAACAATCTTCATCTGAATGAAGGTGCTCATGCTTTCTCTTCTTTTGGATGGCATTTGGCTCCTTTTTAATTATAGTTTTCAGGCTTAGATTTGGTAAGGTCTCTACTGCAGGTTCTGCCTTAGGCACTGATTCAGGTTCCTGAAGCTCCCGAGGATCAATCAGATTTTCCATGTTGTGCTGCTTCAGAACTCTGATAATGCCGCCAATGTTCCCCAGCTGGTGCTCCTGGCAGAAGAGCACCCCACACACTGAACAGCGGTACATCTCCTCCTTGTCGTGGATGAGCTGGTGGCGTTTCAGATTGTGATGGGTGGTGAAGGCACGCTCACAGCGGTTACAGGGGAAAGgcctctctcctgtgtggacaCGCTGATGCTCCGCGTGGTGGCTACGGCTCAGGAAGCGCTTGCCACAGATGGCGCAAGGGAATGGCCGGTCACAATCATGGAACTGCACGTGTTTGGCCAGCTGGGCCAGAGAGAAGCATCTTTCACCACAGATAGTGCATCCAAACTCACTATGCCCAGATAACAAGTCTGGAGACAGCATAAGGGGCTGCacagcagatttctttggaagcTGGCCAGCATCTGGTTTGTCAGCCGTGGCTTTACGTGCGCTTACCTCATCCTTGCCTTCAGCAACACTTTCTACCTCCACTGACTCAGCTTCTGACATCATCTCAGATACAGAAGCtggaaagagggaaaaagaaaaatgactcAGTGTTCAATAAATTCAGAGGCATTTCATTTATGCAGTACATTTTACTTAATTTCTGGAATTCATTATGACAATCAGCTAAGAATTTCATGTTTTGAGCTATCCAAACCACCAGTGTTGGCTTTCCTTTGACTATGCACAGCTTACAAGGCTTGTGAAAACTGagccatttaaaaaagaaagtaaccTTAATCTAAAAACAGCAAGAAAACCAGTTCACAACTTCTCTCAGACCTCCCTCTTATGGTCAGTAAGATGCAAAGTGTTGCATAGGTGTTCCTATGTTGTCTGAGAACATTAAGCCTAAACATTAATGCAGtatgagaaaca from Pygocentrus nattereri isolate fPygNat1 chromosome 9, fPygNat1.pri, whole genome shotgun sequence harbors:
- the LOC108435573 gene encoding zinc finger protein 623-like isoform X2 — encoded protein: MERGEVFPASVSEMMSEAESVEVESVAEGKDEVSARKATADKPDAGQLPKKSAVQPLMLSPDLLSGHSEFGCTICGERCFSLAQLAKHVQFHDCDRPFPCAICGKRFLSRSHHAEHQRVHTGERPFPCNRCERAFTTHHNLKRHQLIHDKEEMYRCSVCGVLFCQEHQLGNIGGIIRVLKQHNMENLIDPRELQEPESVPKAEPAVETLPNLSLKTIIKKEPNAIQKKRKHEHLHSDEDCSPFVDGEGKESPLSFHSQVSQIHTSKEKDFSDLGHRTGPRIQKIAYDIEIIL
- the LOC108435573 gene encoding zinc finger protein 623-like isoform X1, whose amino-acid sequence is MPQCCVPHCYNRFESKKSLRLSFHRFPSDETERARWLQLISRENFTPNYNSRVCSWHFPNGKAAGPTRFAWNEGKSFQVSASVSEMMSEAESVEVESVAEGKDEVSARKATADKPDAGQLPKKSAVQPLMLSPDLLSGHSEFGCTICGERCFSLAQLAKHVQFHDCDRPFPCAICGKRFLSRSHHAEHQRVHTGERPFPCNRCERAFTTHHNLKRHQLIHDKEEMYRCSVCGVLFCQEHQLGNIGGIIRVLKQHNMENLIDPRELQEPESVPKAEPAVETLPNLSLKTIIKKEPNAIQKKRKHEHLHSDEDCSPFVDGEGKESPLSFHSQVSQIHTSKEKDFSDLGHRTGPRIQKIAYDIEIIL